ACCGGCCCGAGGTGCGGGTGCCCTGGCGGGCCGGCGGGGTCTACCTCGTCACCGGCGGGCTCGGCGGCGTCGGAACCCTGTTCGCCCAGGACATGGCCACCGGCGTACCCGACCTCACCCTCGTGCTGGCCGGTCGCTCGCCGCTGCGCCCCGCGCAGGAAGCCCTGCTGGACGGGTGGCGCGCCCAGGGGGTCGACGTCCGTCACGAGCGGGTGGACGTCGCCCGTCCGGCCGAGGTGCGGGCGCTGGTCGACGGCATCCTGCGGGAGCACGGCGCCCTGCACGGCATCATCCACAGCGCCGGCGTCCTGCGGGACGGTCTGATCGGGCGCAAGACCGCCGAGGAGTGCCGCGAGGTCCTCGCGCCGAAGGTCGCGGGCCTGGTCAACCTGGATGAGGCCAGCAAGGACGTCCCGCTGGACTTCCTGGCCGTCTGCGCCGGCGCGGCCGGGGTGTTCGGCAACGCCGGGCAGGCCGACTACGCGGCCGCCAACGCCTTCCAGGACGCCTACACGCACCACCGCCGCGAGCTGGTGGCCCGCGGGGAGCGCTTCGGCGCCTCCGTCTGCGTCGACTGGCCGCTCTGGGCCGACGGCGGGATGCGCGTGGACAGCGCCACCGAGACGGTGATGCGCGAGCGGCTCGGCATGGTGCCGATGCCGACGGCGGTGGGCCTGGCGGCGCTGTACGCGGCGCTCGACGCGCCGCGGACCCAGGTCCTGGTGGTCGCCGGCGACGCCGGGAAGATCCGGGAGACCGTGCTGCACCGGGCGCCGCGGCCCGAGCCGGCGTCCGTCCGTCCGGCCCCCGCCCTCCCGGCCGGGTCCCCGTCCGGGCAGGCCCTGCCCGCGCGGGCGGCGGGTGCCGTGGGCGCGGACCGGAAGGCCGTCCGCCCCGCACTGGTCACGTACCTCAGGAACACCCTGGCCGAGGTGATCCAGGTGCCGGCGCACCGGATCGACCCGGGGGCCCCGTTCGAGCGCTTCGGCATCGACTCGGTGCTGGCACTCACCGTCACCAACCGGCTGGAGGCCGACTTCGGCTCGCTCTCGAAGACGCTCTTCTTCGAGTACCGGAGCATCGACGACCTGAGCGGCTACTTCCTGGGCGCCCACGCGGGCGCACTGGAGTCGGTACTGGGCCTCCGGGCCCCGGCGCCGGAGCCCGCTGCGCCCGTCCTGTCAGCCGCGCCCGTCCTGGCTGCGGCACCCCTCCTCGCCGTGGCGCCCCTGGCGCCCGTGGCGCCGGTGGCGCCGGCGCAGGTCGCGTCGCAGCGGCGGCCCGAGCCGCCGGAGGACGCGATCGCGGTGGTCGGCCTCGCCGGCCGCTACCCCGGTGCGAAGGACCTCGACGAGCTCTGGGAGAACCTGCTCGCGGGCCGCGACTGCGTCACCGAAGTCCCCGAGGACCGCTGGGACCACAGCCTCTACTACGACCCGGAGCAGAGCCGGCCCGACCGGACCGCCACCAAGTGGGGCGGCTTCATCGACGGCGTCGCCGACTTCGACCCGCTGTTCTTCCACGTCTCGCCCCGCGAGGCGGCGATCATGGACCCGCAGACGCGGCTCTTCCTGGAGTGCGTCTGGAACCTCCTGGAAGGCACGGGCTACACCCGGGACCGCCTGCGCACCGCGTACGGGAGCCGGGTGGGGGTCTACGTCGGCGCGATGTACCAGCAGTACCAACTGCTGTCGTCCGACATCGTCCACGAGTCCATCACCTCGGTGATGTCCTACAGCGCCGTCGCCAACCGGGTGTCGCACTTCTTCGACCTCCAGGGGCCGAGCCTCGCGGTCGACACCACCTGCTCCTCCTCGCTGGTCGCCATCCACATGGCCTGCGAGGAACTCCGCCGGGGCACCTGCGAGCTGATGATCGCCGGCGGCGTCAACCTCACCCTGCACCCGAAGAAGTTCCTCGGGCTGAGTCTGACCGGCCTGACCGGCAGCGGCCCGGACAGCCGGGCCTTCCTCGACGGGGACGGCTTCCTGCCCGCCGAGGGCGTCGGCGCCGTCCTGCTCAAGCCGCTCTCCCGGGCGGTCGCCGACGGGGACGAGATCCTCGCCGTCATCCGGTCCAGCGCCACCAACCACAAGGGCCGCACCAACGGCCCGATGGTGCCCAGCCCCGACCGCCAGGCGGAGCTGATCGAGGAGAACCTGGAGCGGGCGGGCATCCACCCGCGCACCGTCGGCCACGTGGAGGCGTCCGCGAACGGCTCCCAGCTCGGTGACGCCATCGAGTTCGCGGCGCTGCGCAAGGTGTTCGGCAGGCACACCCGGGACGAGGGGTTCTGCGCCCTGGGCACGGTCAAGTCCACCTTCGGCAACGCCGAGGCGGCCTCGGGGATCGCCCAGCTCAGCAAGGTCGCGCTGCAGCTGAAGCACCGCAAGCTGCTCCCGTTCGTCGGGGAGGGCCGGCTCAACCCCGGGGTGGAGCCGGCCGGGACGGCGTTCTTCCTCCCGCCGGCGGTGCAGCCCTGGCACCGGCCGGTGGTGGACCTCGACGGGCAGGAGCGCGAGTACCCGCGACGCGCGACCATCAGCGCCTTCGGCGCCGGCGGGTCCAACGCCCACCTGGTCGTCGAGGAGTACGTGCCCGAGCAGATCGTCGCCGGCGGGTACCAGGACGACGCCGACGGGTACCAGGAGGACCGGGCACCTCAGGTGGTCGTCCTCTCCGCCCGCAACGAGGACCGGCTGAAGGCCGTCGCCGGGCGCCTGCTGGAGTTCGTCGGCGCGCAGCCGGAGCTCTCCCTCGCGGACCTCGCCCACACCCTGCAGAGCGGGCGCGAGGCGATGGACGCCCGGCTGGCGCTGGTGGCCGGGAGCGTCCCGGAGCTCGTCGAAGGCCTCGGCCACTACCTCGGCGGCGCCGCCGGGCAGGCCCCGGTGCCGCTGTTCACGGGCGACGCCCGGCGCGACGACTCGGACCTCGGCGCCCTGCTGAGCGGGCGGGTCGGGGACGCGGTGGTCCGCGAGCTGCTCGCGGAGAACCGCCCCGAGAACGTGGCCCTGTTCTGGGCCCGGGGCGGGAGCGTGCCGTGGGAGGCCGTCCCGCGCGAGGGCCGGGCGCCGCGGATGCTGCGGACGCTGCCGACCTACCCGTTCGACCGGAAGCGGCACTGGGTGACCCCCGGTCGGCCGCCCGCCCCGGTGGCCCCGGCGCCGGCCCCGTCGGCCCGGGCGCCCCTGTCCGCGACCGGCGTGGCCGCCCCGGCGGGGACGGGCGCCGGGGAGCGGATCACGGCCCTCGTCGCCGACCTGCTGGGCGTGCCCGCGGACGCGCTCGACCCCGACGCGCCGCTCCAGGACCTCGGGTTCAGCTCGATCCTGGCGATGCAGCTGGTCAAGGCCCTCCAGACGGAGGTCGACCCGGCGGCCGACCTCCAGGCCCTGGACGGCCGGTCCACGCGCGACCTGGTGCGCCGCTTCGGCTCCGCCACCCCGCCGCGCACCGCGGCCGCGCCGGCCGAGGCGCGCTTCCCGGAGGTGATCCGCCTCAACGCCCGCACCGAGGGCCGGCCGGTCTTCTGGTTCCACGGCGGGCTCGGCGGTCTGGAGGTGTACGGGGCGATCGCCGACAGCTTCGGGCGGCCCTTCCACGGCATCCAGGCCCGCGGCTGGATGTCCGACGCCGACCCGCTGAGCGGCATCACGGCGATGGCCGCCCACTACGCGCACATCATCCGCACGGTCCAGCCCGAGGGGCCGTACGATCTGGGCGGCTACTCGCTCGGCGGCCTGCTGGCCTACGAGGTCACCCGTCAACTGCAGGAGCAGGGCGAGACGGTGGAGAGCATCGTGATGGTCGACGCGATGTACGGCGACCGGATCAAGGAGATGACCATGTCACGTTCGGACATGGTGCTCCAGCAGGTCAACGCGCTGTTGTTCGCGGCCGTCAGGCTGTCGCCGGAGCGGCTCGCGGAGGCGTTCATCACCGCCGCCGAGGTGGACTGGAGCCAGGACGACGACCAGCTGCTGGACGGGCTGATCGCGGTCGCGCAGCAGCGCGGCCTGGGCGGTTCCGCGCAGGCGCTGCGCGCACTCGTGGAGCAGAACGTCAAGGTCCAGGAGGCCTACGGAGTCCTGGAGTACGACATCCGGCCGCTCGCCCGGCCGGAGTCCGTCACCTGCTTCTACTTCCGCAACCGGAGCGGTCTCTTCTACGGGGAGCTGGCGGCCGTGTTCTCCACCCAGGAGGACGGCACGGCGCTGGACCAGGTGAACTACTGGGAGGAGTGGCAGCGCCAGCTGCCGAACTTCCACCAGACCGACGTGGACTCCTCGAACCACTTCGCGGTCCTCAGCGACCCGAAGTCGCTCGCGGCCGTCCGCTCCTTCTGCGAGCTGTTCTACTCCGGCGACCGGGAGGAGAAGCGGATCTCGGCCGCGAAGAGCTGGGTCGGCCGGCGCCGGCGGGCGGCGCGCGGCAGGAAGTGACCCGCGGGCCCCTCGGAACTCCCGAGGGGCCGGGCGGGACGTGGTGTCGGTAGGAACAGTGGGCGGGTCGGCCGTCCCCCGGAAGGGGGCGGCCCGGCCCGGCCGTCGAGCAGGGGGCTGCATGGACACGATGGCACGAAGGCTCGGGAGCGAGTCCTTCCGCAGGGACTTCGGCGTCGACTACGCGTATCTGTCGGGGTCGATGTACCGGGGCATCGCCTCGAAGGAGCTGGTGATCGCCATGGGCCGCGGCGGCTTCATGGGGTTCCTCGGCGCGGCGGGCCTGAGCCCGGACCGGGTGCGGGGCGACATCGCCCGGATCCGCCGGGACCTGCCGCCCGGCCGGCCGTTCGGTGTCAACCTGCTCTGCAACCTCCAGGACCCGGCGCGGGAGACGGCCAACGTCGAGCTGCTGCTCGGCGAGGACGTGCGCTTCGTGGAGGCCTCGGCCTTCGTCAAGGTGACGCCGGCGCTGGTGCTGTACCACCTGCGCGGGCTGCGCCGGGCGTCCGACGGCAGCGTCGTGCGCGGCCACCGGATCCTGGCGAAGGTCTCCCGGCCCGAGGTGGCAAGGGAGTTCATGCGGCCCGCGCCCGCGGAGACGGTGGCGCAGCTGCTGGCGGCGGGCCGGGTCACCGCCGAGCAGGCCGAGCTGGCCCGGGGCGTCCCGGTGGCCCAGGACCTCTGCATCGAGGCGGACTCGGGCGGCCACACCGACCGTGGCGTGCCCACCGTGCTGCTGCCGTCGATGCAGGGCCTGCGCCGTGACCTGACGCGGGAACACGGCTACACCGAGGCGATCCGGCTCGGGGCGGCGGGCGGGATCGGCACCCCGCAGGCGGTCGCCGCGGCCTTCACGATGGGCGCGGACTTCGTGATGACCGGGTCGATCAACCAGTGCACGGTGGAGGCCGGGATCACCGACGCCGTGAAGGACCGGTTGCAGGACATCGACGTCCAGGACACCGGCTACTGCCCGGCCGGTGACATGTTCGAGATCGGCGCGCTGGTCCAGGTGTTGAGGAAGGGGGTGCTCTTTCCGGCCCGGGCCAACAAGCTCTTCTCGCTGTACAGGACCTACGACTCCTGGGACGCGATTCCGGAGGGCACCCGGCGGCAGATCCAGGACACGTACTTCAAGCGGAGCGTGGACGAGGTCTGGCGGGAGACCAGGGAGCACCTGGAGCGGACCGGCCGGGTGGCGGAGATCGGGCGGGCCGAGCGGAGCCCGAAGCGGAAGATGGCGCTGATCTTCCGCTGGTACTACGGCTACACCAGCCGGCTCTCCTTCACCGACCCGGATCGTGATCCGGCGAACCTGCAGGTGCACACCGGCCCGGCGCTCGGCTCCTTCAACCAGTGGGTGAAGGGGACGCCGCAGGAGAGTTGGCGCAACCGGCGGGTGGACCGGATGGCGGCCGGGCTCATGCGGGAGGCGGCCGGGATTCTCGCGGAGCGCCTGCAGGCCCTGGTCTGACGGCCGGAGCGGCGCCTGGGCGACAGTCGATGGGGATTGTCACACTGGTCACTCCGTGCAGTCAGGCACTATGATCTGATTATCTGTCATGGCCGGTGATCAAGGGGGGGCCCAAAGGCTGATGTCTCGTCAACTGCCGGCCGGAGGTTCGCGGTCGAGCGGGGCGAGACGACGTGCCGGCCGGCGAGAACCACGGGAACCCGCGGGGATTTTCGGGACGGGCCGGTAAGGGCCGGCGCGCCCGGTGCCCCGGCGGCACCACATTCATCGCAGCACGACCGGTCGAGCGGTCGAGCAAGCATCGCCAACACACCGAAAGACGAGAAAGGGTTCTCCATGCGGACGTACGTCTTCCCCGGCCAGGGATCGCAGCGGAAGGGAATGGGCGGTGCGCTGTTCGACGAGTTCGAGGACCTCACCAGGGCCGCCGACTCGATCCTGGGCTACTCGGTCAAGGCCCTCTGCCTGGAGGACCCCGAAGGCCTGCTCAAGCAGACCGAGTACACCCAGCCCGCGCTCTACGTGGTCAACGCCCTCTCCTACTACCGCAAGCTCCGGGAGACCGGCCAGCTGCCGGACTTCGTGGCCGGTCACAGCCTCGGCGAGTTCAACGCGCTGCTGGCCGCCGAATGCTTCGACTTCGAGACCGGCCTACGGCTGGTGCAGAAGCGCGGCGAGCTGATGGCCCAGGCCACCGGCGGTGCCATGGCGGCCGTGCTGAACGCCACGGACAAGGAGATCAGAACCGTCCTGGAGCAGAACGGCCTCACCTCCGTCGACCTGGCGAACTACAACACGCCGTCCCAGATAGTGATTTCGGGCCTGGCCGAGGACATCAAGGCCGCCCAGGCGCACTTCCAGAGCGGCAATCACCTCTTCGTCGCCCTGAACACCAGCGGTGCCTTCCACTCCCGCTACATGGAGCCGGCCCGGGCCGAATTCGCCGCATTCATCGCCGGGATCCCCTTCTCCGAGCTCCGGATTCCGGTGATCTCCAACGTCACCGGAAGGCCGTACGAGAACGAGTCCGTCAAGGACAACCTGGCGCGGCAGATCGTCAGTTCGGTGCGCTGGACCGACACCGTGGAACACCTCCTCGGCCACGAGGGAATGGAGATCGAGGAGATCGGTCACGGCGACGTCCTCACCAAGCTGGTGCGGAAGATCCGCCGCGAGATCCCGAACCCGGCCCGGCATTCGGCGCCCGCCCCCGTGAAGCCGCTCCCCGCCGCCGTGAAGCCGCGCCCGGCGGCGGACCTGGTCCGGCAGTGGAACGCGGTGCACCCGGTCGGGACCCTCGTGAAGTCCACCACCGGCGACTACGGGGACCTCCGTACCGCCACCGAGGCGACCGTCCTCTTCGGTCACCGGCCCGCCGTCTACATGGACGGCTACCGGGGCTACTTCGACCTCACCGAGATCGAGCCCGTCCACTAGACCGGCGAACACCGGCCCGAGCAGACCAGCACGCCCCAGGGAGAGAACAGATGACGACCGTCGGAATCGAAGCGATGAACGTCTTCGCCGGCACCTGCCAGGTCAACGTGGAGAAGCTGGCGATCCACCGCGGCCTCGACACAGCCAGGTTCGACAACCTCCTCATGAAGGAGAAGACCGTCGCGCTGCCGTACGAGGACCCGGTGACGTTCGGGGTCAACGCCGCCAAGCCCATCATCGACGCGATGTCCCCCGAGGAGCGGGACCGCATCGAGCTGGTCATCACCGCGACCGAGTCGGCCTTCGACTTCGGCAAGTCGATGAGCACCTACTTCCACAGCCTGCTCGGACTGAACCGCAACTGTCGCCTCTTCGAGATCAAGAACGCCTGCTACTCGGGCGTGGCCGCCCTCCAGATGGCGGCCAACTTCATTCTCTCGCAGACCTCCCCGGGCGCGAAGGCCCTGGTCATCGCCACCGACATCACCCGGTTCATGGTGGCCGAGGGCGGCGACGCGCTGTCCGAGGACTGGTCCTTCGCCGAGCCGAGCGGCGGCGCCGGCGCCGTGGCGATGCTCATCAGCGACATCCCCGACGTCTTCCAGATCGACGTCGGCGCCAGCGGCTACTACGGCCACGAGGTGATGGACACCTGCCGTCCGCTCGCCGACAGCGAGGCGGGCAACGCGGAACTGTCGCTCCTCACCTACCTGGACTGCTGCGAGAACGCCTTCCTGGAGTACCAGCGGCGGGTCGGCGACGTCGACTTCGTGGACAGTTTCGGCTACCTGGCGTTCCACACCCCCTTCGGCGGGATGATCAAGGGCGCGCACCGCAACCTGATGCGCAAGTTCGTCAAGGCACGCCCGG
The sequence above is a segment of the Kitasatospora sp. NBC_00240 genome. Coding sequences within it:
- the fabD gene encoding ACP S-malonyltransferase, which encodes MRTYVFPGQGSQRKGMGGALFDEFEDLTRAADSILGYSVKALCLEDPEGLLKQTEYTQPALYVVNALSYYRKLRETGQLPDFVAGHSLGEFNALLAAECFDFETGLRLVQKRGELMAQATGGAMAAVLNATDKEIRTVLEQNGLTSVDLANYNTPSQIVISGLAEDIKAAQAHFQSGNHLFVALNTSGAFHSRYMEPARAEFAAFIAGIPFSELRIPVISNVTGRPYENESVKDNLARQIVSSVRWTDTVEHLLGHEGMEIEEIGHGDVLTKLVRKIRREIPNPARHSAPAPVKPLPAAVKPRPAADLVRQWNAVHPVGTLVKSTTGDYGDLRTATEATVLFGHRPAVYMDGYRGYFDLTEIEPVH
- a CDS encoding hydroxymethylglutaryl-CoA synthase family protein, whose amino-acid sequence is MTTVGIEAMNVFAGTCQVNVEKLAIHRGLDTARFDNLLMKEKTVALPYEDPVTFGVNAAKPIIDAMSPEERDRIELVITATESAFDFGKSMSTYFHSLLGLNRNCRLFEIKNACYSGVAALQMAANFILSQTSPGAKALVIATDITRFMVAEGGDALSEDWSFAEPSGGAGAVAMLISDIPDVFQIDVGASGYYGHEVMDTCRPLADSEAGNAELSLLTYLDCCENAFLEYQRRVGDVDFVDSFGYLAFHTPFGGMIKGAHRNLMRKFVKARPAAIEEDFRRRMHPGLTYCQRVGNVMGATTMLSLASTIDNADLSSPQRVGVFSYGSGCCSEFFSGVVRQESQDHVRRFEIEKHLDKRYELSMPEYDMLLRTNHAVKFGTRNAVLDTGIVPEARGTLGKELLFLKQINEFHREYEWLS
- a CDS encoding PfaD family polyunsaturated fatty acid/polyketide biosynthesis protein; its protein translation is MDTMARRLGSESFRRDFGVDYAYLSGSMYRGIASKELVIAMGRGGFMGFLGAAGLSPDRVRGDIARIRRDLPPGRPFGVNLLCNLQDPARETANVELLLGEDVRFVEASAFVKVTPALVLYHLRGLRRASDGSVVRGHRILAKVSRPEVAREFMRPAPAETVAQLLAAGRVTAEQAELARGVPVAQDLCIEADSGGHTDRGVPTVLLPSMQGLRRDLTREHGYTEAIRLGAAGGIGTPQAVAAAFTMGADFVMTGSINQCTVEAGITDAVKDRLQDIDVQDTGYCPAGDMFEIGALVQVLRKGVLFPARANKLFSLYRTYDSWDAIPEGTRRQIQDTYFKRSVDEVWRETREHLERTGRVAEIGRAERSPKRKMALIFRWYYGYTSRLSFTDPDRDPANLQVHTGPALGSFNQWVKGTPQESWRNRRVDRMAAGLMREAAGILAERLQALV